Proteins from a single region of Carassius carassius chromosome 25, fCarCar2.1, whole genome shotgun sequence:
- the LOC132104439 gene encoding integrator complex subunit 3: protein MEPSPAKSKAQGRLLVSTSLDAKDELEERLERCMSITTSITNGLSEREANDALTAHVCKGPQQHEEVCLGLFTLLLTEPPQAQRCYRDLTLLNRDGMNVVLMKINQILMEKFLKLQDVCRTQLVWLVKELVKSGVIGADGVLMTLMKQIAGGDISIKNLWLAESVLEILVEQREWVLKSGMLVAMSVYTYLRLIVDHGTPNLLPLRQREVDLCIGLLRERFMECFIIGRDLVRLLQIVARIPEMELLWRDLLHNPQTLSPQFTGILQLLTARTSRKFLACRLTPDMETKLLFMTSRVRFGQQKRYQDWFQRQYLSTAESQSLRCDLIRYICGVVHPSNEVLSSDILPRWAIIGWLLTTCTSNVAASNAKLALFYDWLLFNPEKDSIMNIEPAILVMHHSMKPHPAITATLLDFMCRIIPNFFPPLEGQVRQGVFNSLNFIMEKRVLAHLAPLFDNPKLDRELRSMLRERFPEFCNSPSPPTEAKMEESVPLEMDNHVLDKEDGCYDSTDATFSDDEEELNNKGKKREFRFHQLKETYIDEPADITPFVDQLDEALKERVLQLQKGSDTETHCEVMQEIVDLILEEDFDSEQMSTLASCLAELFKSHFRGDVLPEEITEESLEESVCKPVCLIFRNLCQMQEDNSGFSVLLEMLAELYQKQPKIGYHLLYYLKASKAAAGKMSLYESFAQATALGDLHTCLMMDMKACQEDDVRLLCYLTPSIYSEFPDETLRSGELLNMIVAVIDSAQLQELMCHVMMGNLVMFRKDSVLNILIQSLDWETFEQYSTWQLFLVHSIPLETIIPILQHLKYKEHPEALSCLLLQLRREKPSEEMVKMVLSRPYHQEDQFTTSILRHWAAKHDDLLGEHIKALLIKNNSMPRKRQSLRSSSSKLAQLTLEQMLEHLDSLRLNLSNTKNNFFSQTPILQALQHVQASCDEAHKMRFSDLFSLAEDYEDSTKQHKPRRKAPASSPRSRKGAAPQTCNEEESASSSASEEEDSKPKASKRKRRGVGSDSD, encoded by the exons ATGGAGCCCTCGCCGGCTAAGAGTAAAGCGCAGGGTCGCCTTCTGGTGTCCACCAGCCTGGACGCCAAAGATGAGCTGGAGGAG cgcTTGGAGAGGTGTATGAGCATCACTACATCCATAACCAATGGACTGTCAGAGCGGGAAGCCAATGATGCTCTCACTGCTCAT gtttgtAAGGGTCCACAGCAGCATGAGGAGGTGTGTCTGGGTCTCTTCACACTTCTGCTCACTGAGCCCCCACAAGCACAGAGG TGCTACAGAGACCTGACGTTGCTGAATCGGGACGGCATGAACGTGGTGCTCATGAAAATCAACCAGATCCTCATGGAGAAGTTTCTCAAGCTGCAGGATGTGTGCCGTACACAG CTGGTGTGGTTGGTCAAAGAGCTGGTGAAGAGCGGAGTCATTGGAGCAGATGGGGTTCTCATGACGCTCATGAAACAGATCGCTG GGGGAGACATATCCATCAAAAACCTGTGGTTGGCAGAGAGCGTGTTGGAGATCTTAGTGGAACAGAG GGAGTGGGTGCTGAAAAGTGGGATGTTAGTGGCCATGTCTGTGTACACCTACCTGAGGCTCATAGTGGACCATGGGACGCCAAACCTGCTGCCCCTCAGACAGAGAGAGGTGGACCTCTGCATCGGTCTGCTCAGAGAGAGG TTCATGGAGTGTTTTATCATCGGGAGGGATCTGGTCAGACTCTTACAGATTGTGGCTCGTATTCCTGAGATGGAGTTGCTGTGGAGAGACCTGCTGCACAATCCTCAGACCCTTAGCCCACAGTTCACAG GTATATTGCAGCTCCTCACCGCTAGAACCTCACGTAAGTTTCTGGCCTGCCGACTCACCCCTGACATGGAGACCAAGCTGCTGTTCATGACCTCACGG GTTCGGTTCGGCCAGCAGAAGCGCTATCAGGACTGGTTTCAGCGGCAGTATCTGTCCACAGCTGAAAGCCAGTCGCTGCGCTGTGACCTCATTCGTTACATATGCGGCGTGGTTCATCCATCCAATGAAGTGCTGAGTTCTGACATTCTCCCACGCTGGGCGATCATCGGATGGCTCCTAACTACCTGCACG tCTAATGTTGCTGCATCTAATGCCAAACTGGCCTTGTTCTACGACTGGCTGCTCTTCAACCCAGAGAAAGACAGCATCATGAACATCG AGCCCGCCATTTTAGTAATGCATCACTCCATGAAGCCACATCCTGCTATAACAGCCACACTACTGGACTTCATGTGTCGG ATCATCCCAAACTTCTTCCCTCCTCTTGAGGGGCAAGTGCGGCAGGGTGTGTTCAACTCTCTCAACTTCATCATGGAGAAGAGAGTTCTGGC TCACCTAGCACCTCTGTTTGACAACCCTAAACTGGACCGTGAGCTGCGCTCTATGCTGAGAGAACGCTTCCCAGAGTTCTGCAATTCCCCCTCGCCGCCCACTGAAG CAAAAATGGAGGAATCTGTTCCCTTGGAGATGGACAATCATGTGCTTGATAAGGAGGATGGTTGCTATGACAGCACAGATGCTACCTTCAGTGATGATGAGGAAGAATTGAACAACAAAG GTAAAAAACGAGAGTTCAGGTTCCATCAGCTGAAGGAAACCTACATCGACGAGCCTGCTGACATCACACCTTTTGTGGACCAATTGGACGAAGCACTTAAAGAGAGGGTTCTGCAACTGCAGAAAGGAAG TGACACAGAAACACATTGTGAGGTCATGCAGGAAATTGTGGATCTTATTTTAGAG GAGGATTTTGACTCTGAGCAGATGTCCACTCTAGCTTCCTGTCTAGCTGAACTGTTTAAGAGTCACTTCAGAGGAGATGTGTTGCCTGAGGAGATCACAGAAGA gtcacTGGAGGAGTCTGTGTGTAAGCCGGTGTGTCTGATCTTCAGGAACTTGTGTCAGATGCAGGAGGACAACAGCGGCTTCTCTGTCCTGTTGGAAATGCTCGCCGAGCTCTACCAGAAACAGCCGAAAATCGGTTATCATCTGCTCTACTATCTCAAAGCTAG CAAAGCAGCAGCGGGGAAGATGAGCCTGTACGAGTCCTTTGCTCAGGCCACGGCTCTGGGCGACCTGCACACCTGCTTGATGATGGACATGAAGGCCTGTCAGGAGGATGATGTGAGGCTCCTGTGTTACCTAACCCCCTCCATCTATTCAGAG TTCCCAGACGAGACCCTGCGCAGTGGAGAGCTCCTCAACATGATCGTGGCTGTCATTGATTCAGCGCAG CTTCAGGAGCTGATGTGTCACGTGATGATGGGTAATCTGGTGATGTTCCGTAAAGACTCCGTACTCAACATCCTCA TTCAGTCTCTGGACTGGGAGACGTTTGAGCAGTACAGCACATGGCAGCTCTTCCTGGTGCACAGTATCCCTCTGGAGACCATTATTCCCATTTTACAGCACCTCAAATACAAGG AACACCCTGAAGCTCTGTCCTGCCTGCTTCTGCAGTTACGAAGAGAAAA GCCGAGTGAGGAGATGGTGAAGATGGTGCTGAGCCGGCCTTATCACCAAGAGGACCAGTTCACCACCAGCATCCTGCGGCACTGGGCAGCGAAACATGACGACCTGCTGGGAGAACACATCAAAGCCCTGCTTATCAAGAACAACAGCATGCCCCGGAAACGACAGAG tTTAAGGAGCTCCAGCAGTAAACTGGCTCAGCTGACCCTGGAACAGATGCTGGAACATCTGGACAGTTTGAGACTCAATCTCAGCAACACCAAGAACAACT TCTTTTCCCAGACGCCAATATTACAGGCCCTACAGCATGTTCAGGCCAGCTGCGATGAGGCCCACAAAATGAG ATTCAGCGATCTTTTCTCATTAGCTGAGGACTATGAGGATTCCACCAAACAACACAAACCTCGACGCAAAGCCCCAGCGTCTTCTCCACGATCCCGCAAGGGTGCTGCTCCTCAAACCTGCAATGAAGAGGAGAGCGCGTCCAGCAGCGCTTCG GAAGAAGAGGATTCCAAACCCAAAGCTTCCAAGAGAAAACGGAGAGGAGTAGGATCTGACAGCGACTGA